One window of Nymphaea colorata isolate Beijing-Zhang1983 chromosome 11, ASM883128v2, whole genome shotgun sequence genomic DNA carries:
- the LOC116264535 gene encoding MACPF domain-containing protein At4g24290-like, with product MMTKGFVSNNVMQHVASICISIWYHVPHTPKGELHNFFEYQHQRQWIPAPDDSKQPCSIKLQFTMLGRKLNVNTRPVDSGRKPVTGICLFLEGDVEEKLTIHIQHLSSLPAFLILSNELAYGSGIVNDKCQTLFTCMYCTC from the exons ATGATGACTAAGGGTTTTGTGTCTAACAATGTCATGCAGCATGTTGCTAGCATATGTATTAGCATTTGGTATCATGTGCCACATACGCCAAAAGGGGAACTCCACAACTTTTTTGAATATCAGCATCAGAGGCAATGGATTCCTGCACCAGATGACAGTAAACAGCCTTGCTCTATAAAGCTTCAATTCACAATGTTGGGCCGAAAGCTCAATGTGAACACAAGACCA GTTGACTCTGGAAGGAAACCTGTAACAGGAATCTGTCTGTTCCTAGAAGGAGATGTTGAAGAGAAGCTCACCATCCATATCCAACACCTCTCCTCACTACCTGCGTTCCTGATCCTCTCCAATGAGCTTGCCTATGGATCTGGTATTGTTAACGACAAGTGTCAGACACTGTTCACATGTATGTATTGCACCTGTTGA